A portion of the Pectobacterium brasiliense genome contains these proteins:
- the lpxM gene encoding lauroyl-Kdo(2)-lipid IV(A) myristoyltransferase (LpxM is lauroyl-Kdo(2)-lipid IV(A) myristoyltransferase, an enzyme characterized in Escherichia coli and involved in biosynthesis of the form of lipid A found in that species and some closely related species.), with translation MEKEKKSNAEFVPQFQRAFFHPRYWGVWLGVGVMALAAYVPARLRNPVLGGLGRFVGRISKGARRRARINLLYCMPELTEAQREAIIDDMFATAPQSMIMMVEVGIRNPKKIEKYVRWHGEDILERIKEQEKNVIFLVPHGWGVDIPAMLLTSRGQRMAAMFHNQKNALVDYWWNRLRRRFGGRIHARNDGIKPFISSVRSGCWGYYLPDQDHGAEHSEFVDFFATYKATLPAVGRLMKVCRADIVPLFPVYNAKDGCLDVFIRPPMDDLADADDTYIARRMNEEVEILVKPNPEQYTWILKLLKTRKPGEIEPYCRDDLYRD, from the coding sequence ATGGAAAAAGAAAAAAAATCGAACGCTGAATTTGTTCCTCAGTTTCAACGCGCCTTTTTTCATCCGCGCTATTGGGGCGTTTGGTTAGGCGTTGGTGTGATGGCGCTTGCTGCCTATGTTCCCGCGCGATTAAGAAATCCGGTACTGGGTGGATTGGGGCGTTTTGTTGGGAGAATATCCAAAGGCGCACGCCGCCGTGCCCGCATTAATCTGCTGTATTGCATGCCGGAATTAACGGAAGCACAGCGCGAAGCTATCATCGATGACATGTTTGCGACGGCTCCTCAGTCGATGATCATGATGGTGGAAGTGGGAATTCGTAATCCGAAGAAAATCGAAAAATACGTTCGCTGGCATGGCGAAGACATCCTGGAACGTATTAAAGAACAAGAAAAGAACGTGATTTTTCTGGTTCCGCACGGTTGGGGTGTTGATATCCCTGCGATGCTGCTGACCTCACGCGGCCAACGTATGGCGGCCATGTTCCACAACCAGAAGAATGCGCTGGTGGACTACTGGTGGAATCGGTTACGTCGTCGTTTTGGTGGCCGCATCCATGCTCGTAATGATGGTATTAAACCGTTTATCAGCTCCGTGCGCTCTGGGTGTTGGGGCTATTATCTGCCCGATCAGGATCACGGCGCGGAGCACAGCGAATTCGTTGATTTCTTTGCGACCTATAAGGCAACGCTGCCTGCCGTCGGACGATTGATGAAAGTGTGCCGCGCTGACATCGTGCCGTTGTTCCCGGTATATAACGCTAAAGACGGTTGCCTCGATGTGTTTATTCGCCCGCCGATGGACGACTTGGCGGACGCGGATGATACATACATTGCACGGCGTATGAACGAAGAAGTGGAAATTCTGGTCAAACCGAATCCTGAGCAGTACACCTGGATTCTGAAACTGCTGAAAACCCGCAAGCCGGGTGAAATTGAACCGTACTGCCGGGATGATTTATACCGCGACTAG
- the pyk gene encoding pyruvate kinase, which produces MSRRLRRTKIVTTLGPATDRDNNLEKIISAGANVVRMNFSHGTAEDHLLRANKVREIAAKLGRHVAILGDLQGPKIRVSTFKEGKIFLNIGDKFLLDANLAKGEGDKEKVGIDYKGLPGDVVPGDILLLDDGRVQLKVLQVEGLKVYTEVTVGGPLSNNKGINKLGGGLSAEALTEKDKADIITAAKIGVDYLAVSFPRTGEDLNYARRLARDAGCHAKIVSKVERAEAVCSDAAMDDIILASDVVMVARGDLGVEIGDPELVGIQKKLIRRARQLNRAVITATQMMESMITNPMPTRAEVMDVANAVLDGTDAVMLSAETAAGQYPAETVAAMAKVCLGAEKIPSINVSKHRLDVQFDNTEESIAMSSMYAANHLKGVTALIAMTESGRTALMMSRISSGLPIFAMSRHEHTLNLTALYRGVTPVHFDSYTDGVAAANDAVILLRDKGFLMSGDLVIVTQGDIMGTVGTTNTIRILRVE; this is translated from the coding sequence ATGTCCAGACGGCTCAGAAGAACCAAAATTGTCACCACCCTGGGGCCCGCTACCGACCGTGATAATAATCTCGAAAAGATTATCAGTGCGGGCGCGAACGTAGTACGCATGAATTTTTCTCACGGCACAGCAGAAGACCATCTATTACGTGCCAACAAAGTTCGTGAAATTGCGGCTAAATTAGGCCGCCATGTTGCCATTCTTGGCGATCTACAGGGGCCAAAAATTCGTGTTTCTACCTTCAAAGAAGGTAAAATTTTCCTGAATATCGGCGACAAATTCTTGCTGGATGCCAACTTAGCGAAAGGCGAAGGCGATAAAGAAAAAGTCGGGATCGATTACAAAGGCTTGCCGGGCGACGTGGTACCTGGCGATATCCTGTTACTGGATGATGGCCGAGTACAGTTGAAAGTCCTTCAGGTCGAAGGCCTGAAAGTGTATACCGAAGTCACCGTTGGCGGTCCGCTGTCCAACAATAAAGGCATCAACAAACTCGGCGGCGGTCTGTCTGCCGAAGCCCTGACGGAAAAAGATAAAGCCGACATTATTACTGCCGCAAAAATTGGCGTCGACTATCTGGCCGTCTCTTTCCCTCGTACCGGTGAAGATCTCAATTACGCACGTCGCCTCGCGCGTGATGCGGGTTGTCACGCCAAGATCGTATCAAAAGTTGAACGCGCTGAAGCTGTCTGCTCAGATGCCGCAATGGATGACATTATTCTGGCTTCCGACGTGGTAATGGTGGCGAGGGGCGATCTGGGCGTTGAAATCGGCGACCCAGAGCTGGTGGGGATTCAGAAGAAGCTGATCCGTCGCGCCCGTCAGTTGAACCGTGCGGTCATTACCGCTACGCAGATGATGGAATCGATGATCACCAACCCGATGCCAACGCGTGCAGAGGTGATGGACGTCGCTAACGCCGTGTTGGATGGCACCGATGCCGTGATGCTGTCGGCGGAAACCGCTGCGGGCCAATATCCGGCTGAAACCGTCGCGGCCATGGCGAAAGTGTGTTTAGGCGCAGAGAAGATCCCAAGCATCAATGTCTCCAAGCACCGTCTTGACGTACAGTTTGATAACACCGAAGAATCCATCGCGATGTCTTCCATGTACGCCGCCAACCACCTGAAAGGGGTGACGGCGCTGATCGCCATGACGGAATCGGGTCGTACCGCCCTAATGATGTCCCGTATCAGTTCCGGTCTGCCGATTTTCGCGATGTCTCGTCATGAGCACACGCTGAACCTGACCGCGCTGTATCGTGGCGTTACGCCCGTGCATTTCGACAGCTACACGGACGGCGTTGCTGCCGCCAATGATGCAGTGATCCTGCTGCGCGATAAAGGGTTCCTGATGTCTGGGGATCTGGTCATCGTCACACAGGGTGACATCATGGGGACCGTGGGCACCACCAACACGATCCGCATCCTGCGCGTGGAATAA
- a CDS encoding MurR/RpiR family transcriptional regulator: MNMLEKIQSHLELLSKSERKVAEVILSTPQTAIHSSIATLAKMADVSEPTVNRFCRRLETKGFPDFKLHLAQSLANGTPYVNRNVEEDDSVDAYTSKIFESAMAGLEQVKSSLDVTAVNRAVDLLTQAKKISFFGLGASAAVAHDAMNKFFRFNIPVVYFDDIVMQRMSCMNSSDGDVVVLISHTGRTKSLVEMAQLARENDATVIAITSDGTPLAREASLALRLDVPEDTDVYMPMVSRIAQLTLIDVLATGFTLRRGEKFRDNLKRVKEALRESRFDKDERLINPFR; encoded by the coding sequence ATGAATATGCTGGAAAAAATCCAGAGCCATCTGGAACTCTTGAGCAAATCAGAAAGAAAAGTGGCTGAAGTGATACTGAGCACGCCACAAACAGCCATTCACTCCAGCATCGCGACCCTAGCCAAAATGGCCGATGTCAGCGAGCCAACGGTTAATCGTTTCTGTCGCCGCCTTGAAACTAAAGGTTTCCCCGATTTTAAACTACATCTGGCGCAAAGTCTGGCAAACGGTACACCGTATGTGAACCGTAACGTTGAAGAAGATGACAGCGTTGATGCCTATACCAGTAAAATTTTTGAATCCGCCATGGCTGGCCTGGAGCAGGTAAAATCCAGTCTGGATGTCACCGCCGTCAACCGCGCCGTGGATTTGCTGACACAGGCGAAGAAAATCTCTTTCTTTGGCCTGGGCGCTTCCGCCGCTGTCGCACATGATGCGATGAACAAATTTTTCCGCTTCAATATCCCCGTCGTTTATTTTGATGACATCGTTATGCAGCGTATGAGCTGTATGAATTCCAGCGACGGCGACGTCGTGGTATTGATCTCCCACACGGGCAGAACCAAAAGTCTGGTCGAAATGGCACAGCTGGCACGCGAGAACGACGCGACCGTTATCGCCATCACCTCGGACGGTACGCCGCTGGCGCGTGAAGCGTCGTTGGCCTTGCGACTTGATGTGCCCGAAGATACCGATGTCTACATGCCGATGGTGTCCCGCATCGCTCAGTTAACATTGATCGACGTTCTGGCGACGGGGTTCACGCTGCGCCGCGGGGAAAAATTTCGTGATAACCTGAAACGGGTCAAAGAGGCCCTGCGTGAATCTCGCTTTGATAAAGACGAGCGATTGATTAATCCCTTCAGGTGA
- the zwf gene encoding glucose-6-phosphate dehydrogenase: MAVTSTAQACDLVIFGAKGDLARRKLLPSLYQLEKAGHIHADTRIIGVGRADWDKAEYTRVVREALDTFMKEAIDEKLWETLSSRLDFCNLDVEDTKAFNKLGKMLDQKNRTTINYFAMPPSTFGAICKGLGTAGLNKEPARVVMEKPLGTDLTSSRVINDQVAEFFNECQVYRIDHYLGKETVLNLLALRFANSLFSSNWDNRTIDHVQITVAEEVGIEGRWGYFDKAGQMRDMIQNHLLQILTMIAMSPPSDLTTDRIRDEKVKVLRSLRRIDRSNVHETTVRGQYTSGFVQGHKVPGYLEEEGANKSSSTETFVSIRVDIDDWRWSGVPFYLRTGKRLPTKCSEVVVYFKNPALNLFHDSYQQLPQNKLIIRLQPDEGVEIQILNKIPGLEHKHRLQTVKLDLSFSETFNQQHLADAYERLLLETMRGIQALFVRRDEVEEAWKWVDSIMDAWAMDNDAPKPYQAGSWGPVASVAMITRDGRSWNEFE, encoded by the coding sequence ATGGCGGTAACTTCAACAGCCCAAGCGTGCGATCTGGTTATTTTCGGAGCTAAGGGCGATCTGGCACGCCGTAAATTGCTGCCTTCCCTTTACCAGTTGGAAAAAGCAGGTCACATCCATGCGGACACCCGAATTATCGGGGTGGGCCGTGCGGATTGGGATAAAGCGGAGTATACCCGCGTCGTGCGCGAAGCGCTTGACACCTTTATGAAAGAAGCCATCGACGAAAAGTTGTGGGAAACGCTAAGCAGTCGTCTGGATTTCTGCAATCTTGATGTGGAAGATACCAAAGCCTTCAACAAGCTGGGCAAGATGCTTGACCAGAAAAATCGTACCACCATCAACTATTTTGCCATGCCGCCGAGTACATTCGGTGCGATCTGCAAAGGGTTGGGAACCGCAGGGCTTAATAAAGAGCCCGCGCGCGTGGTAATGGAAAAACCGCTGGGTACCGATCTGACGTCTTCTCGCGTCATTAACGATCAGGTCGCGGAATTCTTTAACGAGTGTCAGGTTTACCGCATCGACCACTATCTGGGTAAAGAGACCGTTCTGAACCTGCTGGCGCTGCGTTTTGCCAACTCTCTGTTCTCCTCAAACTGGGACAACCGGACGATCGACCATGTGCAGATCACGGTAGCTGAGGAAGTCGGGATTGAAGGGCGCTGGGGGTATTTCGATAAAGCCGGCCAGATGCGCGATATGATCCAGAACCACCTATTACAGATTCTGACGATGATTGCGATGTCGCCGCCGTCTGATTTGACGACCGACCGCATCCGTGATGAAAAAGTGAAAGTGCTGCGTTCACTGCGTCGTATCGATCGCTCCAACGTGCATGAAACCACCGTTCGCGGCCAATACACGTCTGGTTTTGTTCAGGGACATAAAGTGCCGGGCTATCTGGAAGAAGAGGGCGCGAACAAAAGCAGCAGCACGGAAACCTTCGTCTCGATTCGCGTTGATATCGATGACTGGCGCTGGTCTGGTGTGCCGTTTTACCTGCGTACCGGTAAACGCCTGCCGACCAAATGTTCAGAAGTGGTGGTGTACTTTAAGAACCCTGCGCTGAACCTGTTCCATGATTCCTACCAACAACTGCCGCAGAACAAGCTGATCATTCGCTTGCAGCCGGATGAAGGTGTGGAAATCCAGATTCTGAACAAAATTCCGGGGTTAGAGCATAAGCACCGCCTGCAAACGGTGAAGCTGGATCTGAGCTTCTCGGAAACCTTTAATCAGCAGCATTTGGCCGATGCTTACGAGCGTCTGCTGCTGGAAACAATGCGTGGGATTCAGGCGCTGTTTGTCCGTCGTGATGAAGTTGAAGAAGCCTGGAAATGGGTGGACTCCATCATGGATGCGTGGGCAATGGACAACGATGCACCGAAGCCGTATCAGGCAGGAAGCTGGGGGCCGGTGGCATCCGTGGCGATGATTACCCGCGATGGCCGTTCCTGGAATGAGTTTGAGTAA
- a CDS encoding bifunctional 4-hydroxy-2-oxoglutarate aldolase/2-dehydro-3-deoxy-phosphogluconate aldolase → MKNWKTSAEQILTTGPVVPVIVVNKLEHAVPMAKALVAGGVRVLELTLRTDCAIEAIRAIAKEVPEAIVGAGTVTNPEQLAAVVEAGAQFAISPGLTEPLLKAATEGNIPLIPGISTVSELMLGMDYGLREFKFFPAEANGGVKALQAIAGPFAQIRFCPTGGITPNNYRDYLALKSVLCVGGSWLVPNDALESGDYARITELAREAVAGAKA, encoded by the coding sequence ATGAAAAACTGGAAAACGAGCGCGGAACAGATTTTGACAACGGGTCCCGTTGTTCCTGTGATTGTGGTCAACAAACTGGAACACGCGGTGCCGATGGCAAAAGCGTTAGTCGCGGGCGGCGTTCGCGTTCTGGAACTGACATTGCGTACCGACTGTGCCATCGAAGCGATTCGCGCGATTGCCAAAGAAGTACCGGAAGCTATCGTGGGTGCGGGTACGGTAACAAACCCTGAGCAACTGGCTGCGGTGGTTGAGGCGGGGGCGCAGTTTGCCATCAGCCCAGGCCTGACCGAGCCGCTGCTGAAAGCCGCAACGGAAGGCAACATCCCATTGATCCCGGGTATCAGCACCGTATCTGAACTGATGCTGGGTATGGATTACGGCCTGCGTGAGTTCAAATTCTTCCCAGCGGAAGCTAACGGCGGCGTGAAAGCGCTTCAGGCGATCGCAGGTCCGTTTGCTCAGATTCGTTTCTGCCCAACGGGTGGCATTACGCCGAATAACTACCGCGACTATCTGGCGCTGAAAAGCGTGCTATGCGTGGGTGGTTCATGGCTGGTGCCAAACGACGCGCTGGAAAGCGGTGATTACGCACGTATTACTGAACTGGCGCGTGAAGCCGTTGCGGGTGCAAAAGCTTAA
- the purT gene encoding formate-dependent phosphoribosylglycinamide formyltransferase: protein MLTIGTALRADATRVMLLGSGELGKEVAIECQRLGIEVIAVDRYADAPAMQVAHRSHVINMLDGDALKALVEAERPDYIVPEIEAIATDMLVTLEKQGHHVVPCAEATRLTMNREGIRRLAAETLGVPTSTYRFADSEENFRQAVETIGYPCIVKPVMSSSGKGQSLIRSAEQLDQAWHYAQQGGRAGGGRVIVEGLVNFDFEITLLTIHAVDGIHFCAPIGHRQEDGDYRESWQPQQMSALAQERAQKMASDVVKALGGYGLFGVELFVCGDEVIFSEVSPRPHDTGMVTMISQDLSEFALHVRAFLGLPIGAVRQYGASASAVILPELDSNNVRYQGLESALLPHTQIRLFGKPDISGKRRMGVALASAETTDDAVAIAKRVAAGVKFSG, encoded by the coding sequence ATGTTAACAATTGGAACCGCCCTGCGTGCGGATGCCACACGAGTGATGCTGCTTGGCTCCGGTGAATTAGGCAAAGAAGTGGCGATTGAGTGTCAGCGCCTGGGAATCGAAGTGATTGCGGTCGATCGCTATGCCGATGCCCCCGCTATGCAGGTTGCGCATCGCAGCCACGTCATCAATATGTTGGATGGCGATGCATTAAAAGCGTTGGTTGAAGCCGAACGTCCTGATTACATCGTGCCAGAAATCGAAGCCATCGCAACCGACATGCTGGTGACGCTGGAAAAGCAGGGTCACCATGTTGTTCCTTGTGCGGAAGCGACGCGCCTGACGATGAATCGCGAAGGTATCCGTCGTCTGGCTGCTGAAACGCTCGGCGTTCCCACTTCCACCTACCGTTTTGCCGACAGCGAAGAGAACTTTCGTCAGGCGGTAGAGACGATTGGCTATCCCTGTATTGTTAAGCCGGTCATGAGTTCCTCTGGCAAAGGGCAAAGCCTGATTCGCTCTGCTGAGCAATTAGATCAGGCGTGGCACTATGCCCAGCAGGGTGGACGAGCAGGTGGCGGACGCGTCATCGTGGAAGGACTGGTTAATTTTGATTTTGAGATCACCTTACTGACGATCCATGCAGTTGACGGCATTCATTTTTGTGCGCCGATCGGTCATCGACAGGAAGACGGCGACTATCGTGAATCCTGGCAGCCACAGCAGATGAGCGCACTGGCGCAGGAACGCGCGCAGAAAATGGCCAGCGATGTGGTGAAAGCACTCGGCGGCTATGGCCTGTTCGGCGTGGAGCTGTTCGTCTGCGGCGATGAGGTTATTTTCAGTGAAGTCTCCCCTCGCCCGCACGATACCGGCATGGTGACGATGATTTCTCAGGATCTGTCCGAGTTTGCGCTGCACGTACGTGCTTTCCTGGGGCTGCCCATTGGCGCAGTTCGTCAGTATGGCGCCTCGGCTTCCGCCGTGATTTTACCGGAACTGGATAGCAACAACGTGCGTTATCAGGGGCTGGAAAGCGCACTGCTGCCTCATACGCAAATTCGCCTGTTTGGTAAACCGGACATCAGCGGCAAGCGCCGTATGGGTGTCGCGTTAGCCAGTGCGGAAACCACGGATGATGCGGTAGCCATCGCCAAGCGCGTTGCAGCGGGCGTAAAATTTAGCGGCTGA
- a CDS encoding S9 family peptidase translates to MKTPQAEKRPHALSTHGDTRIDNYYWLRDDQRTDPQVLDYLKQENAYSEAVMAPHEARKRALYDEMVKRIPSTDMSVPYVRKGYRYQSRYEQGKEYAIYLRQPEQATDVWETLLDGNQRAEGHEFYSLGTLEVSPDNTLLALSEDFLSRRQYTLRFRDLNSGEWLPDVIENVTAGAEWSADSTVLYYVRKHEQTLLPYQVYRHRLGSDPALDELVYEEKDDTYYVSLSKTTSEHYITIYLSSTTTSEVLLLDATRPDALPQVGIPRRKDHEYGIDHYQDKFYLRSNREGKNFGLYRSDRPDEQTLETLIAPHAHRVLEGFELFRDWLVVEERERGLTRLRQIHWQTQEEKAIAFNDASYVTWLSYNPTPETALMRYGYSSMTTPSTLYELNLDTGEQQLLKQAEVKDFSPDNYQSERLWITVRDGVDVPVSLVYHRDHFSPGKNPILVYGYGAYSHSMDPDFSVSRLSLLDRGFVFALTHIRGGGELGQQWYDDGRLLNKMHSFTDFIDVSQALIEKGYGDRNNMFAMGGSAGGLLMGAVVNMAPDLFKGVVAQVPFVDVLTTMLDESIPLTTGEYDEWGDPNEQIYYDYIKQYSPYDGITAQRYPHLLVTTGLHDSQVQYWEPAKWVAKLREVKTDDRLVLLYTDMDAGHGGKSGRFKRYDDIALEYAFLLMVLEMVEEAHE, encoded by the coding sequence ATGAAGACACCGCAAGCTGAAAAAAGACCCCATGCACTAAGTACACATGGCGATACGCGTATCGACAATTATTACTGGCTGCGTGATGACCAGCGTACCGATCCACAGGTGTTGGATTATCTGAAGCAGGAAAACGCCTATAGCGAAGCCGTCATGGCACCTCATGAAGCACGCAAGCGGGCACTGTATGACGAAATGGTTAAACGCATTCCGTCGACGGATATGTCTGTGCCGTATGTCAGAAAGGGTTATCGCTACCAAAGCCGCTATGAGCAGGGGAAAGAGTACGCCATCTATCTGCGCCAGCCTGAGCAGGCAACAGACGTGTGGGAAACGCTGCTGGATGGGAATCAACGTGCGGAAGGGCATGAATTTTACAGTCTCGGCACGCTTGAGGTTAGCCCTGACAACACGCTGCTGGCGCTTTCGGAGGACTTTTTATCCCGTCGGCAGTACACGCTTCGTTTTCGCGATCTGAACAGCGGTGAGTGGTTACCGGATGTGATCGAAAATGTGACCGCTGGAGCGGAATGGTCGGCAGATTCGACGGTTCTGTATTACGTGCGCAAACATGAGCAAACGCTGTTGCCATATCAGGTCTATCGCCACCGTCTGGGAAGCGATCCGGCGTTGGATGAGCTGGTCTATGAAGAGAAAGACGACACCTATTATGTCAGCCTGAGTAAAACGACATCAGAGCACTACATCACCATTTATCTCAGTAGCACGACGACGAGCGAGGTGTTGTTGCTTGACGCGACGCGCCCGGATGCGTTGCCGCAGGTAGGCATTCCACGTCGAAAAGATCATGAATATGGCATCGATCACTATCAGGATAAGTTTTATCTGCGCTCCAATCGGGAAGGGAAAAATTTTGGACTCTACCGTTCGGATAGGCCCGATGAGCAAACGCTGGAAACGCTGATTGCACCACATGCACACCGCGTACTGGAAGGTTTTGAACTGTTCCGTGACTGGCTGGTGGTTGAAGAACGGGAGCGCGGTTTGACACGCTTGCGCCAGATTCACTGGCAGACGCAGGAAGAAAAAGCGATCGCCTTTAATGATGCGAGCTATGTGACGTGGTTATCGTACAACCCTACGCCAGAAACGGCATTGATGCGGTATGGCTATTCATCAATGACAACGCCCAGCACGCTGTATGAATTGAATCTGGACACAGGCGAGCAGCAGTTACTTAAACAAGCCGAAGTGAAAGATTTCTCACCGGACAATTACCAGAGCGAGCGCTTGTGGATCACGGTTCGAGATGGCGTCGACGTTCCCGTTTCCCTCGTTTATCATCGCGATCATTTCAGCCCAGGCAAGAACCCGATACTGGTCTACGGCTATGGCGCTTATAGCCATAGCATGGATCCGGATTTTAGCGTTAGCCGTCTGAGTCTGCTGGACAGAGGGTTTGTCTTTGCCTTAACACACATTCGCGGTGGCGGTGAGCTAGGTCAGCAGTGGTACGACGATGGTCGCCTGCTCAATAAAATGCATTCCTTCACCGATTTCATCGATGTGTCTCAGGCATTGATAGAAAAAGGTTATGGCGACAGAAACAACATGTTTGCCATGGGGGGCAGTGCGGGCGGGCTATTGATGGGCGCGGTAGTGAACATGGCTCCCGATCTATTTAAGGGCGTTGTTGCTCAGGTTCCCTTCGTTGATGTGCTGACGACAATGCTGGATGAGTCTATCCCGTTGACAACCGGCGAGTATGACGAGTGGGGCGATCCGAATGAACAAATCTATTATGACTACATCAAGCAATATAGCCCCTATGACGGTATTACCGCGCAACGCTATCCGCATTTGCTGGTGACTACCGGATTACACGACTCTCAGGTTCAGTATTGGGAACCTGCAAAGTGGGTGGCGAAATTACGGGAAGTTAAAACGGACGATCGTCTGGTGCTGCTATACACCGATATGGATGCCGGGCACGGTGGAAAATCCGGTCGTTTTAAACGTTATGATGATATTGCATTGGAATATGCTTTCCTGCTGATGGTGCTTGAAATGGTTGAGGAAGCGCACGAATAA
- a CDS encoding DNA polymerase III subunit theta: MGYNLAELSKEEMDKVNVDLAASGVAFKERYNMPVIPEVVEREQPEYLRDYFRERVMFYRQRSLQFSRLPYEPKSK; the protein is encoded by the coding sequence ATGGGATACAATCTGGCAGAATTGTCCAAAGAAGAGATGGATAAAGTTAACGTAGACTTGGCGGCGTCAGGCGTGGCCTTCAAAGAACGTTACAATATGCCGGTCATTCCCGAGGTCGTTGAGAGAGAGCAACCCGAGTACTTGCGTGACTATTTTCGCGAACGCGTGATGTTTTATCGCCAGCGCTCACTGCAGTTCTCTCGCTTACCCTACGAACCGAAGTCTAAGTAG
- the ftnA gene encoding non-heme ferritin produces MLKKEMIQKLNEQLNLEFYSANLYLQMSAWCGDKGFEGASSFLKTHSQEEMQHMQRLFDYLDDTGSLPVLGAIAAPPIDFDSLADVFKLTYEHEQLITAKINELAHEAMALQDYSTFNFLQWYVAEQHEEEKLFRSILDKLALVKASEGGLFFIDQDLKKMSAAAPST; encoded by the coding sequence ATGTTAAAAAAAGAAATGATTCAGAAGCTGAATGAGCAACTTAATCTGGAGTTTTATTCCGCGAATTTGTATCTGCAAATGAGCGCATGGTGCGGTGACAAAGGTTTTGAAGGCGCATCCAGTTTCCTGAAGACGCATTCTCAGGAAGAAATGCAGCACATGCAGCGCCTGTTTGACTATCTGGACGACACCGGAAGCCTGCCTGTATTAGGCGCGATTGCTGCACCGCCGATTGATTTTGATTCACTGGCTGATGTCTTCAAGCTGACCTATGAACACGAACAGCTGATCACTGCAAAAATTAATGAGCTGGCGCATGAGGCGATGGCGCTGCAGGATTACTCTACATTCAACTTCCTGCAATGGTACGTTGCTGAGCAGCACGAAGAAGAGAAATTGTTCCGTTCTATTCTGGACAAATTGGCGTTAGTCAAAGCCAGCGAAGGCGGCCTGTTCTTCATCGATCAGGACCTGAAAAAAATGTCTGCGGCGGCACCGTCAACCTAA
- a CDS encoding YebY family protein has protein sequence MMKKFLLSIVLTSLSVNAFAAAKLANISRFEYGDRWAFTREEVQLICRPGNALYALHTGTLMQYPLNDVAIAQMKSGQVSAQPIDAIWLDDPKHPGQKKSLQPFIERAEQLCKPDAKP, from the coding sequence ATGATGAAGAAATTTTTGCTATCCATCGTGCTTACTTCACTTTCTGTGAATGCCTTTGCTGCCGCTAAACTGGCAAATATCAGCCGGTTTGAATACGGCGATCGCTGGGCTTTCACGCGTGAGGAAGTTCAACTGATTTGCCGCCCTGGCAATGCGCTGTACGCCTTACATACCGGGACGCTGATGCAATATCCGCTAAACGATGTTGCCATTGCGCAAATGAAATCCGGGCAGGTGAGCGCGCAACCGATAGATGCGATCTGGCTGGACGATCCTAAGCATCCTGGACAGAAAAAAAGCCTTCAGCCATTTATCGAGCGTGCAGAGCAGTTATGTAAGCCAGACGCTAAACCATGA
- the cspG gene encoding cold shock protein CspG gives MSNKMTGLVKWFDAGKGFGFITPDNGSKDVFVHFSAIQSNDFKTLDEGQKVEFTIENGQKGPAAGNVVAL, from the coding sequence ATGTCTAATAAAATGACTGGTTTAGTAAAATGGTTTGACGCTGGTAAAGGTTTTGGTTTCATTACTCCTGACAATGGCAGCAAAGATGTATTCGTACATTTCTCTGCTATTCAGAGCAACGATTTCAAAACGCTGGACGAAGGCCAAAAGGTTGAGTTCACCATCGAAAACGGCCAGAAAGGCCCAGCAGCTGGCAACGTTGTCGCGCTGTAA